The Acinetobacter sp. GSS19 genome includes a region encoding these proteins:
- the lpdA gene encoding dihydrolipoyl dehydrogenase encodes MSQQFDLVVIGGGPGGYEAAIRAAQLGFKVACIEKRIHKGKPSLGGTCLNVGCIPSKALLDSSHRYEDTVHHLADHGITTGEVNFDLAKLLARKDKVVDNLTGGVAQLLKGNGIEWLQGTGKLLAGKKVEFTPFEGEVQVLEPKYVILATGSVPVNIPVAPVDQDLIVDSTGALEFPEVPKRLGVIGAGVIGLELGSVWRRLGAEVVVFEAMDAFLPMADKALAKEFQKLLTKQGLDIRVGAKVSGTEINGREVTVKYTQGGEDKAQTFDKLIVCVGRKAYAEGLLAEDSGIKLTERGLVEVNDWCATSVEGVYAIGDLVRGPMLAHKAMEEGVMVAERMHGHAAQINYDTIISVIYTHPEAAWVGLTEEAAKEKGHEVKTGQFPFAVNGRALAANEAAGFVKFVADAKTDRLLGMHVIGPGASDIVHQGMIALEFVSSVEDLQLMTFGHPTYSEVVHEAALAVDGRAIHAIQRKRK; translated from the coding sequence ATGTCTCAGCAATTTGATCTTGTTGTGATTGGCGGTGGCCCAGGTGGTTATGAAGCAGCGATTCGTGCTGCACAGCTTGGCTTTAAAGTTGCGTGTATTGAAAAACGTATTCATAAAGGCAAACCATCTTTAGGCGGTACTTGCTTAAACGTGGGTTGTATCCCATCTAAAGCATTACTTGATTCTTCTCACCGTTATGAAGACACCGTTCACCACTTGGCTGATCATGGTATTACAACGGGTGAAGTGAACTTTGACCTTGCGAAACTTCTTGCTCGTAAAGACAAAGTAGTCGATAACCTAACTGGTGGTGTTGCTCAGTTACTTAAAGGTAACGGCATTGAATGGTTACAAGGTACAGGTAAACTACTTGCTGGCAAAAAAGTTGAATTCACGCCATTCGAAGGTGAAGTTCAAGTTTTAGAACCTAAATACGTGATTCTTGCAACGGGTTCTGTGCCAGTGAACATCCCTGTTGCTCCTGTAGATCAAGACCTGATTGTTGATTCAACTGGCGCGCTTGAATTCCCTGAAGTACCTAAGCGTTTAGGTGTGATCGGTGCAGGTGTGATTGGTCTTGAATTGGGCTCAGTATGGCGTCGTTTAGGTGCAGAAGTTGTGGTATTTGAAGCAATGGATGCTTTTTTGCCAATGGCAGACAAAGCTCTTGCGAAAGAATTCCAAAAACTGCTTACTAAACAAGGTCTTGATATCCGTGTTGGTGCGAAAGTTTCTGGCACGGAAATTAACGGTCGTGAAGTGACAGTTAAATATACCCAAGGTGGTGAAGACAAAGCACAAACTTTTGACAAGTTAATCGTTTGTGTGGGGCGTAAAGCCTATGCTGAAGGTCTATTGGCTGAAGATTCAGGCATTAAATTGACTGAACGTGGTTTAGTTGAAGTAAATGATTGGTGTGCAACTTCTGTTGAAGGTGTATATGCGATCGGTGACTTGGTTCGTGGTCCAATGCTTGCCCATAAAGCTATGGAAGAAGGCGTGATGGTGGCTGAACGTATGCATGGCCATGCTGCGCAAATCAACTACGACACCATCATTTCAGTAATCTATACTCACCCTGAAGCAGCATGGGTTGGTTTGACAGAAGAAGCAGCAAAAGAAAAAGGCCACGAAGTGAAAACTGGTCAATTCCCATTTGCTGTGAATGGTCGTGCACTTGCTGCGAATGAAGCGGCTGGTTTTGTGAAGTTTGTTGCTGATGCGAAAACTGACCGTCTGTTAGGTATGCATGTGATTGGCCCAGGTGCTTCTGACATCGTACACCAAGGCATGATCGCACTTGAGTTTGTATCAAGTGTTGAAGACTTACAGTTGATGACGTTTGGTCACCCAACTTACTCTGAAGTGGTACATGAAGCTGCACTGGCAGTAGACGGCCGCGCGATTCACGCGATCCAGCGTAAGCGCAAGTAA
- the odhB gene encoding 2-oxoglutarate dehydrogenase complex dihydrolipoyllysine-residue succinyltransferase, giving the protein MATEIKAPVFPESVADGTIATWHKKVGEPVSRDEVICDIETDKVVLEVVAPADGTLSAIIKAEGDTVLSDEVIAQFEAGAVSGAAQTQAVQSAETVESASAQTQAGNAPVVERAQPVQDQAPAVRKALTESGVNPADVQGTGRGGRITKEDVVSHAAKPAAAAVAPLSVAVGERVEKRVPMTRLRKRVAERLLAATQETAMLTTFNEVNMKPIMEMRAQYKDAFEKRHGARLGFMSFFVKAATEALKRYPAVNASIDGEDIVYHGYYDIGVAVSSDRGLVVPVLRDTDRMNYAEVENGIRDYAYKARDGKLGIEDMTGGTFTITNGGTFGSLLSTPILNTPQTAILGMHKIQERPMAVNGQVEILPMMYLALSYDHRLIDGKEAVGFLVTIKELLEEPAKLILDL; this is encoded by the coding sequence ATGGCAACCGAAATTAAAGCACCGGTATTCCCAGAGTCTGTTGCAGACGGAACGATTGCAACATGGCATAAAAAAGTGGGTGAACCAGTTTCACGTGACGAAGTGATTTGTGACATCGAAACTGACAAAGTGGTTTTAGAAGTTGTTGCTCCTGCAGATGGTACTTTAAGTGCAATCATCAAAGCTGAAGGCGATACTGTTCTTTCTGACGAAGTGATCGCTCAGTTTGAAGCCGGTGCTGTTTCTGGCGCTGCTCAAACTCAAGCAGTGCAAAGCGCTGAGACTGTTGAATCTGCATCTGCACAAACTCAGGCGGGTAATGCACCTGTTGTTGAGCGTGCTCAACCAGTTCAAGATCAAGCACCTGCAGTGCGCAAAGCATTAACGGAATCTGGTGTTAACCCAGCTGACGTACAAGGCACTGGCCGTGGTGGTCGTATCACTAAAGAAGATGTGGTAAGTCATGCAGCTAAACCTGCTGCCGCTGCTGTAGCGCCTTTAAGCGTAGCAGTCGGTGAGCGTGTTGAAAAACGTGTTCCAATGACTCGTCTTCGTAAGCGTGTTGCTGAACGTCTACTTGCTGCGACTCAAGAAACAGCAATGTTAACGACGTTTAACGAAGTAAACATGAAGCCAATCATGGAAATGCGTGCACAATACAAAGATGCATTTGAAAAACGCCATGGTGCTCGTTTAGGCTTTATGTCTTTCTTTGTTAAAGCTGCGACTGAAGCACTTAAGCGTTACCCAGCTGTAAATGCGTCAATTGATGGCGAAGACATCGTTTATCACGGTTACTACGACATCGGTGTAGCGGTTTCTTCTGACCGTGGTCTAGTGGTTCCTGTATTACGTGATACAGACCGTATGAACTACGCTGAAGTTGAAAATGGCATTCGTGACTACGCTTACAAAGCACGTGACGGTAAACTTGGCATTGAAGACATGACTGGTGGTACGTTCACAATCACCAACGGTGGTACTTTCGGTTCATTGTTATCTACACCAATTTTAAACACGCCACAAACGGCTATTTTGGGTATGCACAAGATCCAAGAGCGTCCAATGGCAGTGAATGGTCAAGTTGAAATCTTACCAATGATGTATCTAGCACTTTCTTATGACCACCGTCTAATCGATGGTAAAGAAGCGGTTGGTTTCTTGGTAACGATCAAAGAATTGCTAGAAGAACCAGCAAAACTTATTCTTGACCTTTAA
- the sucC gene encoding ADP-forming succinate--CoA ligase subunit beta — MNLHEYQAKALLKKYGMPVQQGIIANTPKEAVHAYEQLGHKFAVVKAQVHAGGRGKAGGVKVVSSKDEVFDVAKSLIGNRLVTYQTDAHGQPVNSILICEDVYPVERELYLGAVVDRSTRRITFMVSTEGGVEIEKVAEETPEKILKVSIDPLVGLLPFQARDLAFSLGLKDKQVNQFVKVMTSAYQAFVENDFALFEINPLSIRENGDILCVDAKIGIDSNALYRLPEIVELRDKSQENDRELKASEFDLNYVALEGNIGCMVNGAGLAMATMDIIKLYGGQPANFLDVGGGATKQRVIEAFKIILSDHSVQAVLINIFGGIVRCDMIAEAIIAAVQEVNVTIPVVVRLEGNNAELGAKLLDESGLTLISAQGLADAAEKVVAAVKA; from the coding sequence ATGAATCTGCACGAATATCAGGCCAAAGCCCTGCTTAAAAAATATGGAATGCCAGTGCAACAAGGCATTATCGCCAATACGCCGAAAGAAGCTGTCCATGCTTATGAACAATTGGGACATAAATTTGCAGTAGTGAAAGCTCAGGTCCATGCGGGTGGACGTGGTAAGGCAGGTGGAGTAAAAGTTGTAAGTTCCAAAGACGAAGTCTTTGATGTGGCAAAATCATTAATCGGTAACCGCTTGGTGACTTATCAAACCGATGCTCATGGCCAGCCTGTTAATAGCATCTTGATTTGTGAAGATGTCTATCCTGTGGAGCGCGAACTTTATCTTGGTGCAGTGGTAGACCGTTCTACACGTCGTATTACGTTTATGGTTTCTACGGAAGGTGGCGTAGAGATCGAAAAAGTCGCCGAAGAGACGCCAGAAAAAATTTTAAAGGTGAGCATCGATCCTTTAGTGGGCTTGTTGCCGTTTCAGGCGCGGGATTTAGCCTTTTCCTTAGGTTTAAAAGATAAGCAAGTGAATCAGTTTGTTAAAGTCATGACCAGTGCTTATCAAGCCTTTGTTGAGAATGATTTTGCACTGTTCGAAATTAATCCACTCTCGATCCGGGAAAATGGTGACATCTTATGTGTGGACGCCAAAATCGGGATTGACTCTAATGCCTTGTATCGTTTGCCAGAAATTGTTGAGTTGCGTGATAAGTCACAAGAAAATGATCGAGAACTTAAAGCATCAGAGTTTGATCTGAACTATGTTGCACTCGAAGGTAATATTGGTTGTATGGTTAATGGTGCAGGTTTGGCGATGGCGACCATGGACATTATCAAGCTTTATGGTGGACAACCTGCAAACTTTTTGGATGTGGGTGGGGGAGCGACGAAACAACGTGTGATTGAGGCATTTAAGATCATTTTATCGGACCACTCAGTACAAGCGGTGCTGATCAATATTTTTGGTGGTATTGTCCGTTGTGACATGATTGCTGAGGCTATTATTGCTGCCGTACAGGAAGTGAATGTGACCATCCCTGTGGTGGTACGTTTGGAAGGGAATAATGCTGAATTAGGTGCTAAATTGTTGGATGAATCTGGATTGACGCTCATCTCTGCACAAGGCTTAGCAGATGCAGCAGAAAAAGTTGTAGCAGCAGTGAAGGCATAA
- the sucD gene encoding succinate--CoA ligase subunit alpha, producing MSVLINKDTKVLVQGFTGKNGTFHSEQAIAYGTKVVGGVTPGKGDHLHLGLPVFNSMKEAVRETAADASVIYVPAPFVLDSIVEAVDAGIGLIVVITEGVPTLDMLKAKRYLETNGNGTRLVGPNCPGVITPGECKIGIMPGHIHQPGRVGIISRSGTLTYEAVSQTTKLGLGQSTCIGIGGDPIPGMNQIDALKLFQNDPDTDAIIMIGEIGGTAEEEAAEFIQSEVTKPVVGYIAGVTAPKGKRMGHAGAIISGGKGTAEEKFAAFERAGIAYTRSPAEIGSAMLQVMKQKGLV from the coding sequence ATGAGCGTACTCATTAATAAAGACACGAAGGTTCTGGTTCAAGGCTTCACTGGAAAAAATGGGACTTTCCATTCCGAACAGGCTATCGCTTATGGTACCAAAGTGGTCGGCGGGGTCACTCCGGGTAAAGGTGATCACTTACATTTAGGATTACCCGTATTTAACTCGATGAAAGAAGCTGTTCGAGAAACTGCTGCAGATGCTTCAGTGATTTATGTTCCTGCCCCTTTTGTGCTGGATTCCATCGTTGAAGCAGTTGATGCAGGTATTGGCCTGATCGTGGTGATTACTGAGGGTGTACCGACCCTGGATATGTTGAAGGCCAAGCGTTATCTGGAAACCAATGGCAATGGCACACGTTTAGTTGGACCAAACTGTCCAGGCGTGATTACACCGGGCGAATGTAAAATTGGCATTATGCCAGGGCATATTCATCAGCCGGGTCGAGTTGGAATCATATCCCGTTCGGGTACTCTAACCTATGAAGCTGTCTCACAAACGACCAAATTGGGTTTAGGGCAATCGACTTGTATTGGTATTGGGGGAGATCCTATTCCGGGAATGAACCAGATTGATGCGCTAAAACTATTCCAAAATGATCCAGACACTGATGCCATCATCATGATCGGTGAGATTGGTGGAACTGCGGAAGAAGAAGCTGCAGAGTTTATCCAATCAGAAGTGACCAAGCCGGTCGTTGGGTATATTGCGGGAGTAACAGCACCTAAAGGCAAGCGCATGGGGCATGCGGGTGCAATAATTTCTGGGGGAAAAGGCACGGCAGAAGAAAAATTTGCCGCTTTTGAGAGAGCAGGAATTGCTTATACTCGTAGTCCAGCTGAAATTGGATCGGCCATGTTACAAGTGATGAAGCAAAAAGGTCTGGTTTAA